Part of the Dyella sp. BiH032 genome is shown below.
GCGGTTGGTGGTCCAGGCTGATCGGAAGGATGGAGATCCCCGAGTCCTGCTGCAGCAGATCGAGGAGCGGATTCTGGCGATGGCAATATGGGCAGTCGGACCGGAAGAAGTACCAGAGACCGGTAGTCTTCGCGATCTCCTGAAGGACAGCAGCGCGCTCGGTGTCGCGCTTGCTGTCGAGCTCGCGCAACGCGAATGTGCTTGTGGGATTGCTGATCGTCTCGTCGAGCGCAGGGTTGGCGCTCATGACGCGAATGTACGTATTTGCGAACTGCTCCGATTTGTCCATCGCGAGTTTCTGGACGTAGCCGTAGAGCTCAACCTTCTCCCGATCCTTCGGATTGTTGATGGCGTCCATCATGATCCGGGGCAGGTTCTTTTGAATCCACTCGGCGCTACCGACCTTTTCGCTCATGTCGGTCGGCGCCGCCGGCACTGCCGGCTTGGGAGGTGGCGTTTTCTTCTTCTCCTCCTCGCGCGGGTCCCTGTAGAAGAACCAGCCGTCGTCCGGATTGCGCTCGGGCTTGGCCGCCGTTTGCGGCGAATCCTGTCGCCCAGGGGGCGCGGGCGCCTGTGCACTCGGCACGGCGCTGACGGGCGTGGAGGCCAACAGGGAAATGGAAGTTAGAACTGCGGAGATGAGGGCGCGCATACCA
Proteins encoded:
- a CDS encoding conjugal transfer protein TraF; this translates as MRALISAVLTSISLLASTPVSAVPSAQAPAPPGRQDSPQTAAKPERNPDDGWFFYRDPREEEKKKTPPPKPAVPAAPTDMSEKVGSAEWIQKNLPRIMMDAINNPKDREKVELYGYVQKLAMDKSEQFANTYIRVMSANPALDETISNPTSTFALRELDSKRDTERAAVLQEIAKTTGLWYFFRSDCPYCHRQNPLLDLLQQDSGISILPISLDHQPLQDGSYPNWVADSGQGQYLGVTSTPTLFMVHPSTGQLVSLAVGQRSLPDIERRIIEISRDQNWIDEATYQRAMKGMPQRFITDAFDPSSIDDPNDPKQVLDALRRAGMHGEAQQAATLDDLQKATGSNATPWKGSE